In Dehalococcoidia bacterium, the genomic stretch TCCCAATACATGATCCGCTTGCCCAGGGTTGCCGCTAATCCGAGTTCCGGCAGCATATTGCCCCTGGGTTCCGTTAGCCCCGGCAGCGCGACAGTGGTGCAGCTATACAGCCAATTCAGGCATAGCGCCAGGAAGGTGTTCTCCGGTAGCACGCCGTATGCGCCGCCCCACATTGTGTGCGGGCAAAAGACATTATATCCCTGCCGCAACAGCGCGCACATAAGCGCATGGGCGCGGCGGATATTCAGGGTGATATTCTCCACTGTGGGGTTGCCGCCCTTCAGCGGGGCGCAAACATAAATACGCTCCGAGCTATTCATTTNNNNNNNNNNNNNNNNNNNNNNNNNNNNNNNNNNNNNNNNNNNNNNNNNNNNNNNNNNNNNNNNNNNNNNNNNNNNNNNNNNNNNNNNNNNNNNNNNNNNTCATTTTGCCTTCTTCTCCTTATCCCAATAGGGACTCTTGCATTTGGGGCACATTCTGATTTCTTCTTGTGTGGGAAACCACTTGTGCCCACAGCGTTTACACTCTAGTTTAATCAGTTTGATTTTCATACCTATTAGTTTACCTCAAGGTAAATGGTTTGTCAAGCAAAATCTTTGGGTCAAAAACCATAAGGTTTGAATCCCGCATTAAACCTCTTATCTGATTCAGCCTGGGCATCTCTTGCCCACTTAATACCAGCGTCCCTTCCCCCGCCCCTATAATTCATCGGCGGGTTGGGGCAATCAAACCTATCCATCTCATACACCCAACCCATGCGGGTAAGGGTGCAGGTTACATTCACCTCACCCGCCGCATGATCCTGCCCGCAAAATTCGCAGCGGATTATGGGTTGCGGATTGACCGCGGTGTAGTGATCGCCGATTTTAGCCATTATCTGTCTTCGCAACCCTCTCTATAATCGTGTGCATACCGTCCTCGGTTAGCTTGATTGCCTCTATTAAGCTGGCAACCTTGTGTTTCAGTTCCCAGGGGTGCGTGAATTGCCCGTAGATAGACTTATCCGCTGGTGGGTTAAAGCAGGCATAGCCGCCGCGCCCGAATAATTCACAGCGCGTCTCGGCTGTATTGACCGCCATGATGCCCGTAACCCCGTGCTGCTTGGGGCGGCTGGCATCGGTGACCCCGAATAGCAGGCACACCGTCCAATCCTTTTCATCCAGCAGATAGGGGGCGTGGGCTATGCCACCGCGCCTGGCAGTGTCGGCATTGACCCCGTGCTTTGCCGCCCACTCGTCAATCTCCGGCGTGAACTGCCGCGCCATTGCCGCAAGCTCGTCAAGTCCGGCGGGGTGGTGGTTCACTGCTGCTGTCCTTTCAATGACTCGGCTATCTCCCGCTCCCAATTGCAATACTCGCATTTCTCCCCTGCCGCCGGTTCCGGTGCTTTTAACATATCCAGCACACCATGCAGAAATCCATCAAACCACTCCACCTCATAGGGTAGCGGGCAAAGCGCAATATAGCCGCTCAATGTGAATTCATCCCCGGCGCCCAGGGTGTGCGTGAATTTCTGCACCGGTGCATAGAACAATTGCAGTCCGCTAACCCGTTTTATATCCCCCTTTGCCGGATGCTCCAGCATCCAGGCATAGGCGTGGAGTTGGCGGCTATACTTGGCGATGCTCTGTTCCGTTGGCTCGGCGGTCTTAAAGTCCATCACGCTAACCAAGCCGTCAGTTGGGTGGATAATCAGGCAATCCAGCCGCCCACCCAGCATCAAATCATTATCAGGATCGCCGGTCAATGGAGCGCTGGCTAGGGTGCGGTTGGTGGTATCCAATACATC encodes the following:
- a CDS encoding PD-(D/E)XK nuclease family protein, with amino-acid sequence MQFKVAPTDLTYLWDECPRCFWLKAHKIRNRPRLPMPGMFNTIDHLQRESFKDYRLPNGDVLDTTNRTLASAPLTGDPDNDLMLGGRLDCLIIHPTDGLVSVMDFKTAEPTEQSIAKYSRQLHAYAWMLEHPAKGDIKRVSGLQLFYAPVQKFTHTLGAGDEFTLSGYIALCPLPYEVEWFDGFLHGVLDMLKAPEPAAGEKCEYCNWEREIAESLKGQQQ